The DNA segment taataaattcagctttaaataagttacattttattagaaaatatgaataaaattacattttggaCAGTTATTATACTAATTTGAAAACCAAATGCGACAATGTcgccatttaaaaaaattatataattctgTTAGTCATTCCAATTGGTCCGATTTCTACAAACATCGCGCGTCATTGCCTCGTTTATATGCGAATGTGTGTGGGAAATTGTACATGTGTGCGAATCGGCCGAGGGAAATCCCGCGTTGCAAATTGTTTTATCACTCTATTGTCAGTTCTTTGAAGCGGTATGGTCTGAATAATTTCGCCACTTATTCTGTCTTATCTCAGCTATACAATCAACACAATACAATCATAATTCCTAGGTAATTCAAGTATAAACTTATTAAGTGTTTAGAAATatgatattaaagaaaaagggATGactattactatattttattgacaaactttattgatataaatcgTTAGTGTAGGATGTGACATGTTTACATATATAGATCCAGTTTATCAGTCGTTCATTGGGATATAACGTTCGCGAAATTTACGCAACGAAAAGTCAGAAGAAAGCAGGTGATATGCGatgttgaattaatttttttcaatgttaCTATCACTTTAATTGTTTCATGTTGAACATTGCATGCAACTTAAAGCTGACTTGGGCTTATTTCTCGTTAAAATGATCGAGTTTTGTTTGTCTGTTGCTTAATTTTCTTCTTGTCATTGCCACAGAGCTATTGATCTCCTAATGTACGAAATACAGCCATCGTAATCTATtagaataaagaaatatttattaccggcaaaaaaatattttatgtagaaAATCTTTTGGcatgtaacataaaaatattcaaattatcttattaaatatttttatgacttgTCTCGCAGATTGCTAAATCATGGTATGATTGATAGTTTGTATCATAGATTATAAACTGATATGACACACGAGATGtagcaattaatttaacatatagatgaaacaaaaaaatataattattatacgagAAACTATAATACGCTATACAATTAAAGTATTGTtggatacaaaaaaaacatttatttgaagtATTTGCGTGAGTATTTATACttgactaatttatttttttatattagccTGGAAGATTTCTCTTGAGGCGATAAGGCGTTACCCTATCGTTTAAGTGTTATCATTTTACTagttttgtattgtaattaaataatgaattatatatttaataaataacatgtcTAAGGTCTAAATTAACGACTTctgctttttttaataattaggtCCAAACTGCGAAAAAATAACAGGTATCGATGTCCGCCGCGTTATGAGTTCATGCCAAAACCGGCTTTATAATACCAACTCTAAATTTTTAAGTCTCATTCGGTCTACTACGTCACATACACGTGTCGTGTTTTTTTCTAGTATGAAACATTCGAATTTATTtcttgtgtatatttttttatttacgtttattattatttacatgcGTTTATTGAAATCATCAAGTTCTTAGGCATAAGagcataataattaaaactaactaaaatttaactatatatttttataataatacatttttagtttatgtAGCACAACAGTAAGAATCTTCGCTCACCGTTACTAAAGTTTGCAACACTTtctaaaatttacattaaacatttCTATTCAACACAATTGATCCGACTCgcaaaaaaattatcagaAACATAAATCTTTCTTGTTAAACCtgctaaattaatattaatttacgttcGCGTAAAAagattactaaaatattatatataaaaatcatggAATTAGCTGATACGCAACTAACACCTTTTATATACATACGCCTTTGACCTAACATTGAAAATTCACTTTGATATGATTGACCATTCAGACATAATACTGGAAGTGGCGGTACCACTGGAGTGGTATAAAAgctttatgtaaaataaaattgaataatattttttgcaatattattttttgtaatattactcTCCAcatgtgaaataaattaagtagAAATGAAAAGCTGATTAAACTTACGTTATTTAGTATGCATAAGATTTGACATTTCAGTGTGAcctttttatcaaatattatgaTAACGAAATGACATGctgataaattgtataatagtaCAGTATTGAGAAAATGAATGAATGTAAAACTTACTGAGATTATTAGAAAAACGCATTCACAACCTGCTTAAATTGCTAAAATAATAACGAACTATGACTAcgaagttattaaataataagcatACTTAGACAGTTGTATActttcaataatattgttactagTATAAAGAAAGCAACAAAATGTCTATCAAATTTATCTGTACACAATATATCCAGCCCTATAATTCGAAATACGATTGGTATACTACAAGTATTACAAACGTATAGATTCTTAAAATGTTCTcgtataaaaacaaagaaaacgcCAAGGCGATTCAAGCAAGCCTCTACCCGGAAGGGGGTTCTactaatcaatataatagaGCCActatgagaaaaaaaatttgctacacatatatacaaaatgtatatttacgcATCCATTAACTTCGAATGATTAAGGACTGTATATCTATGGGGGTATGGCACAAAATTGAATGACACGAGCGGCACAAGGCTGCCCTagttataaatagattttcacGAAAAAGAAATGTTACAGGGACTTTGGTGCAAGCTCCTTTATAGAGTAGGTTTGACTAGAGacgaatataatttaattatttattttaataactcaCGATCAAAGTAATTCTACGTATTCTATGAATTTACTCAGTTTAAGgtgtaaaatttttaaaaaaatttcaaaaacgCATTTTCGCCGACATCACcatgcaaaaaatatatatagtaacaattaaactaatgatcaattattatttttattaatatgtggTGCTTTTTTTTAACggttaaataacatttaacttttaaatattggacgtcaaaattattattaacattgtggttttataactataaattcCTTTATAGTTTACGTCATGGATAATGAGACTAATTGGTATTATTCGGTCACGTAAACAAggacaaaattattaatattataatataacgcTTCAACaggaatattaaacaaatagaaGAAAAACAGAGGTATCAAACCGCGAATTCGCTTCAAATTATCGATGCAAATAACACAAAAGTGTAGCTTATAGAATAGTCTAAGCgtcaattcataaaatattatggcaCTCTTACAAAGTAaatctctttctgtcaaattgcgTTTACCCTGtcatgaaaagagacagatgagTAACTGTACTGCAAATGTATTTTCGGTCTTTTAATCGATatgaataagttttatttatggtaTCTTTTAATCTAAGTATTaataacagaaaatattttgtctaatcatttatcgatataaataaatattgattaaattatcaatAGGATTATATCAGTTAATTCTATGACACTTTTGATTTGCTTATTTCCAATAGTCATTATTAAATAGATcgaagtaaaatatttgtacacagcaaaattatttattcaatttgtttaaaacttgTAGCAATAGGAATATTTACTCACGTGATCCACCATTTTGACGATTTACATTGagtacagtatttaaaaagtcTCTATGAACAAATTAGTCTTTATCTAATTTCTCTGGACCACACTCTCACAGACGCAATTAAGGCTCGCGTACACGAGCTGTCGGGGTGCCTCACCCCCTACCGCCCCCCGGGGGAGAAAAATGCGAAAGAAAAACGCGAAAAGCGGAAGCGGCGACACGTGACTGGATGCTGCCCGGGGTTTCCATGGCAACGGCTccctaattttatttttatccatacttttgttatattgAAGTGGATCttagtaaaattaacaatattcatcttaatacaatttatataagtttCAGTTATATACAGGAATCATTATTgagtttttaagttttacgcaaagaaatttaaatggGTATGGAAAACCTAGATAGGACCAAAAAATAGGAAACTCGGCTAGTTCATTAACATACTGTTCTACACTGAAAAGTCacgtataaaataaacgataatttaattcaaattatacaTTCTTGTAACTAAAACAATGAATGCACGCTTCTTAaggaaaataaactttttatctCGAACAACATTTTTCATTCATCATTCTATATAGATACGAATGTACATTACAGTAcagtacaatttttatttaggaaaGTAAAAATTCACAACAAGATATTTTtgccttatattttttaactggtAAGTAAacgtaagtaaataattatagcttgtattacattaaaataagataagCTGATTATAGGACAAATTATTCCAGTGGTCCTTGATATTAAATACCGTAACCAAAGGGCCATGAGgacaatttaatttgaatacatcctattattctatatttatttgccTTTCATGGCAGTCGTTTTCTACTGCTCGTGCTTCTCACATTTTCCTTTAacgaataattgttattatggaaatataacatttatttcctTCTTTTACTcgctatatataaaacatgtaaaactattctttagaaatatatcccaatgaaacaataataagaGTTTATCGACATTAAGTAATCTGTAAATGACCTTGTGAATGGTTTTATGTGCATTAATGAACAACATaagtaatacaaaattgtaGATGAATAAAAATGCCACGCAAATGATTAACACGTGTAACTAAGAGGTATATATCTGAGACCCCACGTGTATAGAACCGCGCCGGAAGTGGAAATCGTCCTTGAGGCTGCGTGGCAacgagaaaaaaaatctatactaACACGGGGTGGCCTAGTTGAGCGATACTAGTCCGGGAAAATGATTTCACCGCTCTATTCAGATTGTTTAATTTCTAATTTGACATTTCTTTTGctatttgtaaatacaaaagtTAATCCTAGGACTTTACTCTCTCCTTGTCTCGCGACTAGTCATACACACAATATTAGCGACTAACTGTAAGCATCTAATAAAACCTAACCACTAACGTTGCTACACATTGTTCCtgcattcattaataaataataaataagtggtTCATACagatttgttaattatataaaaatccgcacaatcagccatataataGGTATacaaatgtcataataataataataagttaaaatattgataattgttgtcaaaacttatggtCTAAATATTGGGACAgtatttacattacaatataaatgtaccttccatttaaaaaattaattacctaccttcaattgaatataaaattttaaaaaataccataggtattacaattttaagatattatcatttaatcattaaattgagttaataaacttattatcatttaaaaaaatatcatataatgtTAACAAGCCACGTTTCGAGATTCGAACTTCGGTGGTTCGCCAATGGATTTCTATATGCGCAACTAACATTTGCTCACGCAGAgaatgaaaacatcgttaggaaacgTATACATCGTATACCAAAATCTACGACGTTATTGATTGATAGGTGATCAACAATTACAAACGGGGACTGCTAAGATCTAcctaaatctaaaataaatcataaaactgTTTCGTCGTGGtgattttttgaaattatacttgtataatttaagttgACGCTTGGAGGATAGAACCGGtgatcccagagctggtgGTTTCCTGGTTCAACGAATAAGCGTCGCatgactttttaatttttttttaaatttactatttatcatttttttattattgttaatacaaTGTAACCtacattgttttgtaaatactgaTTGTAAATACTtgtgaaaatatttgtgtgctggaaataaatataaattttaagtattacaTGCGTAGCaaggtttaaataaatttattctcatgaaaaacaaaaaacgcAAAATATATCACACCATCGTCGCGACGGTACGACGCGCCGTACGCAGTTACTGCGTTAGAGTCCATCTACCAAAAAACTTCGCAGGCCGATTCGAAACTGGTCCACTGCTACAATTTCCCGTATCTCAGGAGGCTAACTCAGCAGAAGGTTGTAAAGACTCGCCCCGAAAAAGGTTATATTTTTGGTATTCGGGTCTGATTTTAGGTAGatgtactatatattattagtgaTATGCCGGTTACGTGTGGGATTAAACTTCAATTTCATGCTCCGGATGTGTATTtgattatgtaatatttttatctaaaatgcTTTGTGTTATACAGCtacttaatgtttattaattgcgTGTCAAACTATAGTTTGTTAGTGGGAGTTGAGTAgcataaaaaagattttaatagaTCTATTTTGTAGAATCTGAAGTTGTTTAAGTTGACTAGTTATAGCGCTACACCATACTTCTAtcacatataataaatgattttactaagaatttatatattgttatttcaaCTGTTGGAAAGCATCTAGAAACATTTTGAAGATGATTTTCACTTGACGAGGTCCTTGACATTGAGATGTACACCAAGCTATTTCTCGTTGTCTTTCTGCTTCAATAGAACACCGTTTCTATTTAGGTTTCAGGCTAAGTTCCGACAGGATTTTTATAGGCATGCCTATTAAAGCATTGACTGCCTCACACCATTTATTGAGAAGAGGCGGCTATGGATAATAATATTCTGTAATTACACGACATAACACACTTTCATAttctatttatcattttattagcCATAGATGACTAAATTaaggtaataattaaaatgcatGATAAAATTCtcagaataatttatatgaaccGGTTTTTGCACGTCTAGTgtgtatagaataaaaaacttcactctaatttatttctaattccATTTGAATAGTTTGGTACATAAACGAACCCATCCGATTTGGGGCGTGTCTTAtgtattcaatatatatatatatataatatttttataacctgTTGTCATCGCTTTAATTTAGTGTCTATCGTAAATAACGACTCGCAAttagaacaaaaataaaacagctgAAGATTTATacaaagtatgaaaaataagtaagggtaaatataaatatttttgcgtATTCAGCAATAAAAGGTtcatcttaaatatttatgtattttgagtTTGCCCGAAACGTATTcacttacattaaaaaaggTGGTCCCAGCTAAAGGTCAAAATTGTTAATCccaaaaatcatataataattgttattaaagcTTGACCAGCAATTTTAGCCTCTATTATGTGAATatctaaaatatgtatacgAGTTTCGCAGGACAAggttaagtttattaaaaacgtgGGTATGGGAATTGTAATCGTGCAAAAAACTACATCGAAATAATATTagactttttataattaagctTCAAAGCATCTCGCTAAAAAAGCtttagaaatacatattttatgtatgatGGTTTAATGGACGTTGTTATGGTGTATACGTTTGGTATAATCGGTTCATTAAGTGATGGCATTTATGCACATTTTATTACCGAATAACTAATGGAACTCCACGTTCTTTAGTAACAAGtctgtaaaaacaaaagacaatcgTACCAGAATTACAcaggattatattttttatctatagtaataatataaatattccatTATATGTAGGAATTTTCAATAGCACGCGCATTCTTGAATAacctatatattaattatctcGTATAACTTGTGGTTTCTCATAACTCATCATCATTTAAagcaattaaatatgtttacctAATACCTATAACAATGTTTATGTTTACTCTTTGATAAGACAATTCTAAAATAACGCTGAGACTATACCAATATGACACAGTAATAATTGCATTGTTTGACTCAAATTAGCAATAGGGTATGCTAAACCACGTGCGTTAGGAGACAATGGATACTTAGCTTAatagtttacaataattaccaATTGTTTTAAGATATTAGACAAGATATTAGAAGCACATTAatgaaacaaagaaaatataacgataaaaaataacaaaaacgttACAGTAAAATAATGATACGACTTACCTGAACTTTCCTTGCGAGTAATCCTCCCACTTTATAATAGACGGGCAGTATCTCTCATCGAACAACAAATTTCTGAGGAACTCCGGGACGGAAACGCTTCTTGGTCTCTTCACGCCCTTTTTGCCGCTACCTTTTGGCCTACCGGGAGGCCGCTTTACTAATTTCGCCCGCCTCTCATCTTCATCACCTGATTTACTGCCATCACTACCATATGCACCTTCGGGCGAGGCGGCGGCTGAAGAACCAAACAAATCTTCCGCATCGTCGCTAGAATCCGCCGGTTGTAATAAACTGCTATCATTAGGTTTGTAATCTGAATACagtttatttttgtgataatCCAAATCTAACATTGTCTGTTCCTGACTTTGATACGGGTCAGCGTATTTAAACACCGTAGACTGCCGTAAAATTTCATCATTCAGACGACTTTGCAGCTTTTCATATACAACATCAGCTATTCTGCTCGAGAGGTTTGGATCTATGCTGGAATGCAACATTCTGCTAAGAATATCTTCCCTTCCCATACTCCTGATTTCGATTCCGGGAATTCTGAGGTTATAGAACGGGACATCGTATTCACTAAAACCACTAGCAATCACGCAATCAAAGATCCAAGACACGGTGTCGTCTGCTGTCCAGTCGAAGACGCTTTTGTATCTCCAATCTTCTGGGCGATATGAATCTCTGAGGTTGACGAGGTTATGGTAGACGTTAGTCGCAGTATCGACCTCAGGTTCGGCGAGGACGTCGTAAGTGTTGTAATAGTTCCCGTAGGTACAGGTTCCTTTTTTGAAGACTTGAAAGTCATCTAGGCGCGCGGGCGCCGGTGAAGGGGGCATATAATACTCGCACATGTTTTGATCGTAGGGGCGCGCGTAATCAATCATGGCAACAACCGTCGTTGCCGGAGTTTCGCGACAGAATGGCGAGCGGGAGTGCGGATCGCGTTATTCATACAACGACTGCTCCTCAGTTTTGTTTACATGCGCTACTCGCGGCCTGCGCCGTGCGTACGCTAGGACGCGAGATTTCCTTGTAGTAGACTTGTTTTTGTTTACGAATCGAAACTAGACAATTTCGGTGTAGTATCAATGAATAATGATTAGAACATGGCTGATATAATGTCTCGAGGTAATAgaatatattgtaaacaaatacGCCTAACAACGATAATAGTTTATACAGAATTAGCAGCATTTctcaaaataaattgaacattttaattttgggttaataataagaatcggtcattaatgttttattcaaattctaACTAGTATTTATTGCATCGAAAGGTCAATTTTGTAATACATTATGCACCTACTACTTACTACTATGTaaggttaaatattataaaacattccaATTTAAGATTTCTCAAAGACAACaaaactgaaataaatttatcaattgtttatatttgttgttaAACCTGTTTTATACAATGTCATATGTCCTAAAttgatcattttttatttgtttaatagacATAGAAATGTTTAATGGAAAAATACTTAATCATGGCTAAATTACTggacaaatattattaatatagaagTTATTTAATTCCAGAGCCATAATTACTACTTATACTTGTCACTCCAGCTATATTACAGGTATCAGTGAAACGAATAATCTCTCGAAATCACTACGCTAATTAATAGGCGCCAGACTTCTAGAAAGTCATTTAATTatacagtaatttatttatattactagtTTCTGCAGTTTATAAGCTATAAAAGGCAACACACCTAAACCAACCGATGAGggtcttaaaataaaatgacatgTTCTATTTTATCTGCTATTTACCTACCAATAGCTATTCAAATTCCGGTGGAGGCTTTCACCCAAAAGGTTTCTATGTACAATGGTACATGTACAATGGTACATGTACATTTGGGTAATGACACAAAGAAACAATAACTTATCTAAATTTGTCTATCTAAGagcttttaaaatgttaaagt comes from the Pieris brassicae chromosome 4, ilPieBrab1.1, whole genome shotgun sequence genome and includes:
- the LOC123708576 gene encoding ETS-related transcription factor Elf-3-like codes for the protein MIDYARPYDQNMCEYYMPPSPAPARLDDFQVFKKGTCTYGNYYNTYDVLAEPEVDTATNVYHNLVNLRDSYRPEDWRYKSVFDWTADDTVSWIFDCVIASGFSEYDVPFYNLRIPGIEIRSMGREDILSRMLHSSIDPNLSSRIADVVYEKLQSRLNDEILRQSTVFKYADPYQSQEQTMLDLDYHKNKLYSDYKPNDSSLLQPADSSDDAEDLFGSSAAASPEGAYGSDGSKSGDEDERRAKLVKRPPGRPKGSGKKGVKRPRSVSVPEFLRNLLFDERYCPSIIKWEDYSQGKFRFVKPDEVAKLWGQMKQNENMTFEKFSRAMRYHYRQSVLVSVPTARLVYQFGHKGPDFRTDNPNFIKVKSELDVHDMNYSNS